The Candidatus Poribacteria bacterium genome window below encodes:
- a CDS encoding sigma-70 family RNA polymerase sigma factor, producing the protein MKNRDAELVYQTLDGDDAAFTKLVRKYQKPVHALVWRKIGDFHTAEDITQDTFLKAYQNLATLKEPQRFAGWLYVIATRRCAAWLRRKRLRTQSLEQTSATQLEKATYSTYVVEENARRTAEAQREIVKKLLAKLQESERTIITLRYFGEMSNVEISEFLGISANTVRSRLHRAQQRLKKEEPMIREALDSFQLSANLTENIMQEIARIKPIVPSGGKPLVPWIVAASAVTVVLLMIGTGNQYLTRFQQPYSFDAVSEMKVELIDTSVVLNLESKPDIRTQLGNSPALSKNDGSGRQPNPPEYLARFAATPIDEAAETTDTNTGERYITLSAITKEESGTFLAAGNFHLKKTDLVLTPRSYATSGTGKGDPNPMYMLMYYILYYKTDLFRSPLVIGDTWAQEGHWDTWVQTTIEGYEQVEIAAGTFLDCLKHKTVFTRAKAGSPLKSSLVNGTRYLWFAKGVGVVKMRYEHANGITTEAELLEYQVPANETEYVEVIPDDLDVTTEPEYKVPANETEYFPLQVGNAWTYKWQNDYRDEAAIETCTVVGNSDRLPGPDTTVPEVKRIIPDLSEKVSTDLKEISVVFSERMLGMDVEFAGVPVGDMQWANDNTTLIISLERPLESSKIYRLILGGNGNIRNIAGNPLEEYTLTFTTEGPEPVTPTFVDTTPINVKGIEKLDFSSELFCRVSTDFTDGFAFPYYLLVPQGIDINRPVHLLVEPCNTGPVHSFKSLDRKTKALAEKSHATAIARELKVPLLVPVFPRPRGDRWQIYTHALDRDALLIQEGELRRIDLQLIKMIAHAQRLLRHNNVKVNEKVFMNGFSASGTFTNRFAILHPTVVRAVATGGVNSIPTFPTDRWQDKTLRYPVGIADVKEVADIEFDETAYKQVSQYIYMGALDNNDTVPHRDAYDEVDAELVRGLIGVKMMPDRWHVSQSIYQTLGIPAQFVTYENTGHEITPEMIDDIVAFFKANSGNEIVEIVPHQYPSEE; encoded by the coding sequence ATGAAGAACAGAGACGCTGAACTCGTTTACCAGACGCTTGACGGTGATGATGCCGCTTTTACTAAACTTGTGCGGAAATACCAAAAGCCGGTTCACGCACTTGTGTGGCGGAAGATCGGAGATTTCCACACTGCTGAAGATATTACGCAAGATACATTTTTGAAAGCGTACCAGAATCTGGCGACACTGAAAGAACCACAGCGTTTTGCGGGTTGGCTTTACGTAATAGCGACGCGACGGTGCGCTGCATGGCTCCGCAGAAAACGGTTACGAACACAATCGCTGGAACAGACGAGTGCCACACAGTTAGAAAAAGCAACGTATTCGACGTATGTTGTTGAAGAAAACGCGCGTAGAACAGCCGAAGCACAACGTGAGATTGTAAAAAAGCTGCTCGCGAAACTTCAGGAGAGTGAACGCACGATTATTACACTACGTTACTTTGGTGAGATGTCGAATGTGGAGATTAGCGAGTTTTTGGGTATATCGGCAAATACCGTTAGAAGTCGTCTCCACCGTGCTCAGCAACGACTAAAGAAGGAGGAACCCATGATTCGAGAGGCTTTAGACAGTTTCCAACTGTCCGCAAATCTAACCGAGAACATCATGCAAGAAATTGCGCGTATCAAACCTATTGTCCCCTCCGGCGGTAAGCCATTAGTGCCGTGGATAGTTGCTGCATCAGCCGTAACGGTGGTATTACTAATGATAGGTACTGGTAACCAATATCTAACTCGCTTCCAGCAGCCCTACAGTTTCGATGCCGTATCTGAGATGAAGGTAGAACTCATTGACACCTCTGTTGTGTTGAACCTTGAATCGAAACCGGATATTCGGACGCAACTTGGAAATTCGCCTGCGTTGAGCAAAAATGACGGTTCTGGACGGCAACCCAATCCACCCGAATATCTGGCGAGATTTGCCGCCACCCCGATAGATGAAGCAGCAGAAACTACCGATACTAACACAGGTGAACGCTACATCACCCTTAGTGCCATTACCAAGGAAGAAAGTGGAACATTCTTGGCAGCGGGGAACTTTCATCTTAAAAAAACGGATTTAGTTTTGACACCCAGAAGTTATGCTACTTCGGGGACCGGCAAAGGTGACCCAAATCCCATGTATATGTTGATGTACTACATCCTCTACTATAAAACCGATCTCTTCAGGTCTCCTTTGGTTATAGGAGATACTTGGGCGCAAGAAGGTCACTGGGATACATGGGTACAAACGACGATAGAAGGTTATGAACAGGTAGAAATTGCTGCGGGGACCTTCTTGGACTGCCTCAAGCATAAAACGGTCTTTACAAGAGCCAAGGCAGGCTCTCCACTGAAGAGTTCACTTGTGAACGGCACGCGCTATTTGTGGTTTGCTAAGGGAGTTGGGGTTGTGAAAATGCGCTATGAACATGCCAACGGTATCACCACAGAAGCGGAGTTGCTGGAATATCAGGTTCCAGCAAATGAGACAGAATATGTTGAAGTTATCCCTGACGATTTGGATGTGACCACCGAGCCGGAATATAAGGTTCCAGCAAATGAGACAGAGTATTTCCCTTTACAAGTAGGTAACGCCTGGACCTACAAATGGCAAAACGATTACCGAGACGAAGCGGCTATTGAAACGTGTACTGTTGTCGGAAACTCCGATAGGCTTCCAGGTCCAGATACGACCGTTCCAGAAGTAAAGCGGATTATTCCAGACTTATCTGAAAAAGTTTCGACGGATCTAAAGGAGATAAGCGTCGTCTTCAGTGAAAGAATGTTAGGTATGGATGTCGAGTTTGCTGGGGTTCCAGTCGGTGATATGCAATGGGCAAACGACAACACAACCCTTATTATTTCACTTGAGCGTCCCTTGGAGTCTTCAAAGATTTACCGGCTTATATTAGGTGGTAACGGGAACATCAGAAATATAGCAGGCAATCCGTTAGAAGAATATACCCTCACCTTTACAACCGAAGGCCCTGAACCAGTTACGCCGACTTTCGTGGATACAACACCTATCAACGTAAAAGGTATTGAAAAGCTTGATTTTTCAAGTGAACTGTTTTGTCGCGTTTCAACGGACTTCACAGACGGATTCGCTTTTCCGTATTATCTGTTGGTTCCACAAGGAATAGATATCAACAGACCGGTCCATCTGCTGGTAGAACCGTGCAACACAGGACCGGTTCACAGTTTTAAAAGCCTTGATAGAAAAACAAAGGCATTAGCAGAAAAATCTCATGCGACTGCAATCGCAAGAGAACTGAAAGTTCCGTTATTAGTGCCAGTTTTTCCGCGGCCTAGGGGAGATCGCTGGCAAATCTACACACATGCTTTAGATAGGGACGCGCTCCTAATTCAAGAGGGCGAACTTAGGAGAATTGACTTGCAGCTCATCAAAATGATAGCCCATGCCCAGCGGCTTCTAAGGCACAATAATGTAAAGGTAAATGAGAAGGTGTTCATGAACGGATTTTCGGCTTCCGGGACCTTTACGAATCGGTTTGCTATCTTGCACCCAACGGTTGTTCGTGCGGTCGCAACTGGCGGCGTCAACAGCATTCCGACTTTTCCAACAGATCGCTGGCAAGATAAAACACTCCGCTATCCAGTAGGAATCGCAGACGTGAAAGAGGTCGCTGATATTGAGTTTGATGAAACGGCATATAAGCAGGTCTCCCAGTACATCTACATGGGTGCTTTGGACAACAACGACACTGTTCCACATCGAGATGCTTATGATGAAGTAGATGCTGAATTGGTCAGAGGACTGATTGGCGTTAAAATGATGCCGGACCGGTGGCACGTGAGTCAATCGATATATCAGACACTTGGTATTCCAGCGCAATTTGTCACATACGAGAATACTGGGCATGAAATCACGCCAGAAATGATTGACGATATTGTTGCATTTTTCAAGGCAAACTCGGGGAATGAGATTGTTGAAATTGTCCCACACCAATACCCATCGGAGGAGTGA
- the galK gene encoding galactokinase: protein MKRDALMDSPSTPNTLGSRHKHISAAKQKFEAIFGASPRCVVSAPGRVNLIGEHTDYNDGYVFPVAIDKYIHIAMRARTDRRAVLHALDVNESFELNLDALRPVPPKAPTWSYYLIGVASLLQESGNKIAGIDAVIIGDVPIGAGLSSSAALSVSAALAFLTSAIPQSSPNAAVSEARKKELAAVCQRVEHEFVGVNCGIMDQTISLLGRADHGLFLDCRSLAYEHVPLNLGAHCIAICNTKVKRELAASEYNKRRAECERGVDILSQWLPGISSLRDITLSDFKKREGKLPALTQKRCGYVIEENTRVLDAVSTLKARNQQTSEKVDDPLIAFGKLMNASHKGLRDDYAVSCRELDLLTDIARDVEGVIGTRMTGAGFGGCTVSILHRDALETFRTRITTEYRKQTGIEPEIYLCNISNGAQVFNY from the coding sequence ATGAAACGAGACGCTTTGATGGATAGTCCAAGTACTCCAAACACCCTCGGAAGTAGACATAAGCATATTTCTGCTGCGAAACAGAAGTTTGAGGCTATCTTCGGTGCTTCACCAAGGTGCGTTGTATCTGCCCCAGGTAGGGTGAACCTAATCGGTGAACATACGGATTATAACGACGGTTATGTGTTTCCAGTCGCGATTGATAAATATATCCATATCGCTATGCGTGCACGGACTGACCGGCGTGCTGTTTTACACGCGTTAGATGTCAATGAATCCTTTGAACTGAATCTTGATGCCCTCCGTCCGGTTCCACCGAAGGCACCGACTTGGAGTTACTACTTAATAGGGGTCGCGTCCCTTCTACAAGAATCTGGCAATAAAATTGCTGGAATTGATGCCGTTATCATCGGAGACGTTCCTATTGGGGCAGGATTAAGTTCTTCGGCTGCCCTGTCAGTGTCCGCCGCGCTTGCTTTTTTAACCAGTGCTATACCGCAGTCTTCCCCAAACGCTGCAGTGTCAGAAGCGCGCAAGAAAGAACTTGCTGCAGTGTGCCAGCGCGTGGAGCACGAATTTGTTGGCGTTAATTGTGGTATCATGGATCAGACCATCTCGCTCTTAGGTCGGGCGGATCATGGACTGTTTCTTGATTGTCGTTCACTTGCGTATGAGCATGTACCCCTCAATTTAGGGGCGCATTGCATTGCTATTTGCAACACTAAGGTCAAACGGGAACTTGCTGCTTCTGAATATAATAAACGGCGAGCAGAATGTGAAAGAGGCGTTGACATCTTGAGCCAGTGGCTACCCGGTATATCTTCTCTTCGCGACATTACCCTGTCTGACTTCAAGAAACGTGAAGGAAAGTTACCCGCGCTAACACAAAAAAGATGTGGATACGTTATTGAGGAAAACACGCGTGTACTTGATGCCGTCTCTACGCTCAAGGCACGGAACCAGCAAACATCCGAAAAGGTAGATGATCCACTCATAGCGTTCGGTAAGTTAATGAACGCCTCACACAAAGGACTACGCGATGATTACGCAGTTAGCTGCAGAGAATTAGATCTCCTTACGGACATCGCCCGTGATGTTGAAGGCGTAATTGGAACCCGAATGACGGGCGCAGGGTTTGGGGGGTGTACGGTCAGTATTCTTCATAGAGACGCTTTAGAGACCTTTCGTACCCGTATAACAACAGAATACCGCAAACAGACTGGCATTGAACCTGAAATTTACCTCTGTAATATTAGCAATGGCGCGCAAGTCTTTAACTATTAG
- a CDS encoding ATP-binding protein, which yields MGERTEQVITLSLPSSMQHVYLLDVVVSEILKEMGFGEDIQEQINLAVIEAGTNAIKHGNKEDLGKKATFQFILAEDRLTIVIEDEGEGFTRQTVADPLDPENLLKSSGRGLFLMEACMDSVNYEANGTIIKMVKYKQTPNP from the coding sequence GTGGGCGAGAGAACTGAACAGGTTATTACGCTTTCTCTCCCAAGCTCAATGCAACATGTTTACCTGCTTGATGTTGTTGTCAGCGAGATCTTAAAAGAGATGGGTTTCGGTGAGGACATCCAGGAGCAGATTAACCTTGCTGTCATTGAAGCGGGTACAAACGCAATCAAACACGGCAATAAAGAGGATCTGGGCAAAAAGGCTACTTTTCAGTTCATTCTTGCTGAGGATAGACTAACCATTGTCATTGAGGACGAGGGTGAAGGGTTCACGCGTCAAACGGTCGCAGATCCACTGGACCCGGAAAATTTGCTTAAAAGCAGTGGGAGAGGACTTTTTCTAATGGAAGCCTGCATGGATTCGGTAAATTATGAAGCCAACGGCACAATTATCAAAATGGTCAAATATAAGCAGACTCCTAATCCATAA
- a CDS encoding LamG domain-containing protein — translation MKRILFLFVVVLFIGSQASAGLEDDLVLYLTFDNVKNKRILDASGNDLDARVVQNVNFVEGKHGNAIKITANTEDCVNVPASEALKISEITMSAWIYRENWANGSGYWFDKGSYAGPANMHAYGMAVFQIKDVHWNIGGLNAETIFMMSLGSNENHSRLSVSIPSLGKRTWHHVVGTYDGAFRTIYLNGEVFFDTEKVGFEPTKVFADTNDEALRIGCTKGKKEFAFDHGLIDEVAIWSRALTESEVRTIMKGNFLAVSPRDKVSTTWGDIKRRTVGK, via the coding sequence ATGAAACGGATACTCTTTCTTTTCGTCGTTGTGCTATTTATAGGGAGCCAAGCCTCTGCTGGACTGGAGGATGACCTCGTCCTGTATCTCACTTTTGACAATGTGAAAAACAAACGAATTCTTGATGCATCCGGCAATGACTTGGATGCCAGAGTTGTCCAGAATGTGAATTTTGTTGAAGGCAAACACGGTAATGCCATTAAGATTACGGCAAATACTGAGGATTGCGTCAACGTTCCCGCCTCGGAGGCATTGAAAATTAGTGAAATAACTATGAGTGCCTGGATTTATCGGGAAAATTGGGCGAATGGATCCGGCTACTGGTTTGATAAAGGGTCTTATGCTGGACCTGCAAATATGCATGCTTACGGCATGGCAGTCTTTCAAATTAAGGATGTTCACTGGAACATTGGCGGTTTAAACGCAGAGACTATTTTTATGATGAGCTTGGGTAGCAATGAAAATCACTCGAGGCTCAGTGTGAGTATTCCGAGTCTGGGCAAGAGAACGTGGCACCACGTTGTTGGAACTTACGACGGGGCGTTCAGGACAATCTATCTTAATGGCGAAGTTTTTTTCGACACAGAGAAGGTAGGTTTTGAACCAACCAAAGTTTTCGCAGACACAAATGATGAGGCTTTACGGATTGGATGCACTAAGGGCAAAAAGGAGTTTGCCTTTGACCACGGTTTGATTGATGAAGTTGCTATCTGGAGTCGCGCGCTCACCGAAAGTGAAGTCAGAACAATAATGAAAGGCAACTTTCTCGCTGTTTCACCCAGAGACAAGGTTTCTACCACGTGGGGTGATATTAAGCGAAGGACAGTTGGAAAGTAA
- a CDS encoding STAS domain-containing protein: MQVNLRHKGSITILDIAGKVIGADALALKKIIEEQVQIADNPAEPREHLNLILNLERVQMMDSSGLGVLVSVHTSVRRTNGQVVLLNLGGNVRSLIVMAKLMTIFDCYDSEAEAIAGIMKS; the protein is encoded by the coding sequence ATGCAAGTCAACCTTCGACACAAAGGCAGTATTACAATTCTGGATATCGCAGGAAAAGTTATTGGCGCCGATGCCTTAGCTCTAAAAAAAATCATTGAGGAGCAGGTTCAGATTGCTGATAACCCTGCGGAACCCCGAGAACATCTCAACCTGATTTTGAACTTGGAACGCGTCCAGATGATGGATAGTTCTGGCTTAGGTGTGCTTGTCTCTGTCCATACTTCTGTCCGACGAACTAATGGACAGGTGGTCCTCCTTAATCTCGGTGGGAACGTCAGAAGTCTCATCGTTATGGCAAAACTGATGACAATTTTCGACTGTTATGATTCGGAAGCAGAAGCGATAGCAGGAATTATGAAGTCTTAA
- a CDS encoding ROK family protein, with amino-acid sequence MGIKYPKADTGYSIGVDLGGTDIKAGLVSSDGDVSCRVVLPTDVNVGGPKIVAARIAETVRQVLVKSERTANREPRTANREIAVGLGAPGLIIAETGVIHFSPNFPGWSDIPLVDYVNTELVKLRGVAHNSEAHTNGNKYEPVLKGMDNDVNVMTLGELLHGAGVGYKSIVALTLGTGVGGGVVIDGRVYHGSQNTAGELGHTVVEPNGRYCGCGNQGCLEAYAGAKNIVERTQEKIETGRDTVLTALTTDGIPLTPRRIAAAAQAGDQLAIEIFAETGRYIGIALTSIAHILNPQIAVIGGGIAEAGEGLLFEPIRTELSKRAMDIPARMKIVKAHLGNNAGIVGAAMLALNGENNEE; translated from the coding sequence ATGGGTATCAAATACCCTAAAGCAGACACTGGATATAGTATTGGTGTTGATTTAGGAGGAACTGACATTAAGGCTGGATTGGTCTCATCGGACGGTGATGTCTCTTGTCGCGTGGTCCTTCCAACAGATGTAAACGTAGGTGGACCCAAAATCGTGGCAGCTCGAATTGCAGAAACCGTTCGTCAAGTCCTTGTAAAATCGGAGCGAACCGCGAACCGCGAACCGCGAACCGCGAACCGCGAAATTGCAGTCGGATTAGGGGCACCAGGGCTTATCATCGCTGAAACAGGGGTCATCCACTTTTCTCCTAACTTTCCCGGTTGGAGTGATATTCCACTCGTCGATTATGTGAACACGGAGCTGGTAAAGTTACGCGGCGTAGCGCACAACTCAGAAGCACACACGAATGGCAACAAATACGAACCCGTGCTAAAAGGCATGGACAACGATGTGAACGTTATGACCTTGGGTGAGCTGCTTCACGGTGCTGGGGTTGGGTATAAAAGTATCGTCGCGTTGACACTCGGCACAGGTGTGGGCGGTGGGGTTGTGATTGATGGACGCGTTTACCACGGAAGCCAAAATACTGCTGGAGAATTGGGGCATACGGTTGTTGAACCTAATGGACGTTACTGCGGTTGTGGCAATCAGGGCTGTCTGGAGGCTTATGCTGGGGCGAAAAATATTGTTGAGCGTACCCAAGAGAAGATAGAAACAGGGCGCGATACGGTTCTAACGGCTCTAACAACAGATGGCATCCCACTGACACCTCGGAGAATAGCGGCGGCAGCACAAGCAGGTGATCAACTCGCAATTGAGATCTTTGCCGAAACGGGACGTTACATAGGTATCGCACTCACATCCATAGCACATATCCTCAACCCACAAATCGCCGTCATCGGTGGTGGCATTGCGGAAGCTGGTGAAGGGCTGCTTTTTGAACCTATTCGTACCGAGCTGTCTAAACGTGCTATGGATATCCCTGCACGAATGAAAATTGTAAAAGCGCACCTCGGAAATAATGCGGGTATCGTCGGAGCCGCGATGCTTGCCCTCAATGGAGAAAACAATGAAGAATAA
- a CDS encoding NHL repeat-containing protein: MNSKQRSFSNLRCNGAKNLGYFLLLTFCLSCTLPETEISQPPIEILLSNRERKAPPILGIRYLETIGSVGQGVGEFRTPLGLAIDEQQRIYVADAGNNRVQVIDHTGGFITEFGGRGWQTGEFDHPTDIALSFQRSYRLYVADTGNDRVQYCNFVDQIFYPLSETVDDVLLDRPEGIGIGRNGEVYIVDTGNHRWIEFNVAGVPVVAHGGFGSGREQLWNPTDLSVDSDGNVYIVDTGNHLIKKYDFSGNPINAWGGEGRELGQLQDPKCIALDEWNYLYVTDSGNRRIQVFTLDGKSIMKFSTSGLLQPVGIAVSKSGRVFVSDAEANDIKVFQVFLKEMESP; encoded by the coding sequence ATGAACAGCAAACAACGTTCGTTTTCAAATTTAAGGTGCAACGGGGCTAAAAACCTCGGCTACTTTCTCCTTCTCACATTCTGTTTGAGTTGTACCCTACCCGAAACTGAAATTTCACAACCGCCTATTGAAATTTTGCTATCAAACCGTGAGCGGAAGGCACCTCCTATACTGGGTATCAGATACTTGGAAACCATCGGTAGTGTCGGGCAGGGCGTAGGTGAATTTCGGACCCCATTGGGGCTCGCTATAGATGAACAGCAGCGCATCTATGTAGCTGACGCAGGGAACAACCGGGTTCAAGTGATCGACCACACTGGTGGTTTTATCACCGAATTCGGAGGGCGTGGATGGCAAACAGGTGAGTTTGATCATCCTACCGATATAGCATTGAGTTTCCAACGGAGTTACCGCCTCTATGTCGCAGACACTGGGAACGATCGGGTCCAATACTGCAATTTCGTCGATCAGATTTTTTATCCGCTCAGTGAAACTGTAGACGACGTTTTACTTGACCGACCCGAAGGCATCGGTATCGGACGCAATGGCGAGGTCTATATCGTTGATACTGGGAACCATCGTTGGATTGAATTCAATGTCGCGGGTGTCCCCGTTGTAGCACACGGCGGCTTTGGGAGTGGCAGAGAGCAGCTTTGGAACCCAACAGACTTGAGTGTTGACTCAGACGGGAACGTTTATATTGTTGATACAGGCAACCACCTCATCAAAAAATACGATTTCAGTGGTAACCCTATTAATGCGTGGGGCGGAGAAGGACGCGAACTTGGGCAGCTCCAGGATCCCAAGTGCATCGCTCTTGACGAATGGAATTATCTTTACGTCACAGATAGTGGTAATCGGCGTATCCAAGTCTTTACACTGGACGGAAAGAGTATTATGAAGTTTAGTACCTCTGGGCTCTTACAGCCAGTGGGTATCGCAGTCTCGAAAAGCGGACGCGTCTTTGTGAGTGATGCGGAAGCGAACGATATAAAGGTATTCCAAGTTTTTCTTAAAGAAATGGAGAGCCCATAG
- a CDS encoding RNA polymerase sigma factor has protein sequence MKNAEVELIQDSLTGNENAFAQLEKKYQKQVHALAWRKVGDFHTAEEITQDTFLRVYAKLGTLKDPQRFAGWLYRIAARQCCLWQRKKRLQTQPLEDTDGKEIEKMTYSEYVIEEQAKAATEARRDIAQRLLARLRESERTVVTLHYFGEMTCEEISRFLGVSASTVKSRLRRARHRLKQAEPMIREALEGFQIRTTLTESIMEKVSDITPETPPTVNPFMPWTIAASTVVLAVMLLGVGNQFLTRFQQPYDLEATSEMRVELIDAPIALNLTSKPDVRTQFGRSAVPSRGNGLEPDAAQSEHVVRFLHAQAKNVVLNDEKPLQEILSVFQTPTGGYQDYNVFEIDTTAFKNGGTLTVNIWIGSAEASGKFVLFASDSELSTEGVPKVVLTSASGIRRGKVGKITYRFEEGTLFKLGVAGNAFSGEEQVNSFLARIFIDTAGK, from the coding sequence ATGAAGAACGCCGAGGTCGAATTGATTCAAGACAGCCTCACAGGCAATGAAAATGCTTTTGCGCAATTGGAGAAAAAATACCAAAAGCAGGTGCATGCACTCGCTTGGCGGAAAGTCGGTGATTTTCATACTGCTGAGGAGATCACACAGGATACCTTCTTGAGAGTCTATGCAAAACTGGGGACGCTGAAGGATCCGCAGCGTTTTGCTGGATGGCTCTACAGAATTGCTGCACGTCAATGCTGTCTGTGGCAGAGAAAGAAACGGCTACAGACGCAACCGCTTGAGGACACAGACGGCAAAGAGATCGAGAAAATGACATACTCCGAGTATGTCATTGAGGAGCAAGCAAAGGCTGCAACAGAAGCGCGACGCGATATTGCACAGAGGCTGCTTGCCCGGCTGCGGGAAAGTGAGCGGACGGTCGTCACGCTTCACTACTTCGGGGAAATGACCTGCGAAGAAATTAGTCGGTTTTTAGGGGTATCAGCAAGCACTGTTAAGAGTCGGCTCCGTCGTGCGCGACATCGCCTGAAGCAAGCAGAACCTATGATCCGAGAAGCGTTAGAGGGCTTTCAAATTAGGACGACGCTCACCGAGAGCATCATGGAAAAAGTCTCCGACATAACACCTGAAACGCCTCCGACAGTCAATCCCTTTATGCCGTGGACAATCGCCGCTTCAACCGTTGTTTTGGCTGTAATGCTGCTGGGAGTAGGGAATCAATTTTTGACTCGCTTCCAACAGCCCTATGACCTTGAGGCTACATCCGAGATGAGAGTAGAACTTATCGATGCACCTATTGCGCTGAACCTTACCTCGAAACCAGATGTACGTACCCAGTTTGGTCGGTCCGCTGTACCGAGTAGAGGTAACGGACTTGAACCGGATGCAGCGCAATCGGAACATGTCGTTAGGTTTCTCCATGCACAAGCAAAGAACGTCGTTCTCAATGATGAAAAGCCTTTACAGGAAATCTTGAGCGTTTTTCAAACACCGACAGGAGGCTATCAAGATTATAATGTTTTTGAGATTGACACCACAGCGTTTAAAAACGGAGGCACACTCACTGTTAACATCTGGATAGGGAGTGCCGAAGCTTCGGGTAAGTTTGTTCTATTTGCAAGCGACAGTGAACTCTCTACAGAAGGCGTGCCTAAGGTTGTGCTCACCTCAGCATCAGGGATTCGGCGCGGTAAAGTGGGAAAGATCACATACCGTTTTGAAGAAGGAACGCTCTTTAAGCTGGGAGTTGCCGGTAATGCGTTCAGTGGTGAAGAGCAGGTTAATTCCTTTCTCGCCAGAATTTTCATAGACACTGCAGGAAAATAA